A single Micromonospora sp. CCTCC AA 2012012 DNA region contains:
- a CDS encoding class II fumarate hydratase yields the protein MTTPEAAGYRIERDSMGEVEVPAEALWRAQTQRAVQNFPISGRGIEPAQIKALAQIKGAAAEVNGDLGVIDAEVAAAIVAAAAHVAAGGYDDQFPIDVFQTGSGTSSNMNTNEVIATLATRELGRDVHPNDHVNASQSSNDVFPSSIHLAATQFVAEDLIPSLTHLAGALEQKAAEFETVVKAGRTHLMDATPVTLGQEFGGYAAQVRYGVERLEATLPRLAELPLGGTAVGTGINTPLGFAAAVIGKLRDSTGLPLSEARNHFEAQGARDALVETSGQLRTIAVGLYKIANDVRWMGSGPRAGLRELRIPDLQPGSSIMPGKVNPVVAEAMRQVCAQVIGNDAAVAFAGTQGDFELNVMLPVMGRNLLESIKLLAASSRLFADRLVVGLVADAEVCLAYAEGSPSIVTPLNRHLGYDEAASIAKEALARQVSIREVVIARGHVDSGKLTETQLDEALDLLRMTHP from the coding sequence GTGACGACTCCAGAGGCAGCGGGCTACCGGATCGAACGCGACTCGATGGGCGAGGTGGAGGTGCCCGCCGAGGCGTTGTGGCGGGCGCAGACCCAGCGCGCGGTGCAGAACTTCCCGATCTCGGGGCGGGGCATCGAACCGGCCCAGATCAAGGCGCTGGCCCAGATCAAGGGGGCGGCGGCCGAGGTGAACGGCGACCTCGGGGTGATCGACGCGGAGGTGGCGGCGGCGATCGTCGCCGCCGCCGCGCACGTGGCCGCCGGCGGGTACGACGACCAGTTCCCGATCGACGTCTTCCAGACCGGCTCGGGCACCTCGTCCAACATGAACACCAACGAGGTGATCGCCACCCTGGCCACCCGCGAGCTGGGCCGGGACGTGCACCCGAACGACCACGTCAACGCCTCGCAGTCCAGCAACGACGTCTTCCCGTCCTCGATCCACCTGGCGGCCACCCAGTTCGTGGCGGAGGATCTGATCCCCTCGCTGACGCACCTGGCGGGTGCGCTGGAGCAGAAGGCGGCCGAGTTCGAGACGGTGGTCAAGGCGGGGCGTACCCACCTGATGGACGCCACACCGGTGACCCTGGGCCAGGAGTTCGGCGGGTATGCCGCCCAGGTCCGCTACGGCGTCGAGCGGTTGGAGGCGACGCTGCCCCGGCTGGCCGAGCTGCCGCTGGGCGGCACGGCGGTGGGCACCGGCATCAACACGCCCCTCGGGTTCGCGGCGGCCGTGATCGGGAAGCTGCGCGACTCCACCGGGCTGCCGCTGAGCGAGGCCCGCAACCACTTCGAGGCGCAGGGTGCCCGGGACGCGCTGGTGGAGACCTCCGGCCAGCTCCGCACCATCGCGGTCGGCCTCTACAAGATCGCCAACGACGTCCGCTGGATGGGTTCCGGTCCTCGCGCCGGCCTGCGTGAGCTGCGCATCCCCGATCTCCAGCCCGGCTCGTCGATCATGCCGGGCAAGGTGAACCCGGTGGTCGCCGAGGCGATGCGCCAGGTCTGCGCGCAGGTCATCGGCAACGACGCGGCGGTGGCGTTCGCCGGCACGCAGGGCGACTTCGAGCTGAACGTGATGCTCCCGGTGATGGGGCGCAACCTGCTGGAGTCGATCAAGCTGCTGGCCGCGTCCAGTCGGCTCTTCGCCGACCGCCTGGTGGTCGGTCTGGTCGCGGACGCCGAGGTCTGCCTGGCGTACGCGGAGGGCTCGCCGTCGATCGTCACCCCGCTCAACCGTCACCTCGGGTACGACGAGGCCGCCTCCATCGCTAAGGAGGCCCTGGCCAGGCAGGTCTCCATCCGGGAGGTGGTGATCGCGCGCGGCCACGTGGACTCGGGCAAGCTCACCGAGACCCAGCTCGACGAGGCCCTCGACCTGCTCCGGATGACCCACCCCTGA
- a CDS encoding GNAT family N-acetyltransferase, with amino-acid sequence MRDGDGVLLETARLRLRRLTTADVDHLVELDSDPEVMRFLTGGRPTPRATVRDGQLPRLLAAYDRHPDLGRWAALDRATGEFLGWFALDPSDDGSEAELGYRLRRSAWGRGLATEGSRALVRHAFAVAGVRRVWAQTMAVNSRSRSVMARAGLRHLRTFHLTFDDPIPGTEHGEVEYELRREEWRTPQERPAARRAR; translated from the coding sequence GTGCGGGACGGCGACGGGGTGCTGCTGGAGACGGCGCGGCTGCGGCTGCGCCGGCTCACCACGGCCGACGTGGATCACCTGGTCGAGCTGGACAGCGACCCGGAGGTGATGCGGTTCCTGACCGGCGGGCGACCCACCCCGAGGGCCACCGTCCGGGACGGGCAGCTGCCCCGGCTCCTCGCCGCGTACGACCGTCACCCCGACCTCGGTCGGTGGGCGGCGCTCGATCGCGCCACCGGTGAGTTCCTCGGTTGGTTCGCGCTCGATCCCTCCGACGACGGGAGCGAGGCCGAGCTGGGTTACCGGCTGCGCCGCTCGGCGTGGGGTCGCGGTCTCGCGACCGAGGGGTCCCGGGCGCTGGTGCGGCACGCCTTCGCCGTGGCCGGCGTGCGGCGGGTGTGGGCGCAGACGATGGCGGTCAACAGCCGGTCCCGGTCGGTCATGGCCAGGGCCGGGCTGCGTCACCTCCGCACGTTCCACCTGACCTTCGACGACCCGATCCCGGGGACGGAGCACGGCGAGGTGGAGTACGAGCTGCGCCGGGAGGAGTGGCGGACTCCTCAGGAGCGGCCGGCCGCCCGACGGGCCCGATAG
- a CDS encoding CGNR zinc finger domain-containing protein, producing the protein MLFAHDTECALVTATALVNTADPDREGLPDVAALDAFLTAHSFTGRHEHTEAELRSVRALRPRLRRVWAADEDGIVEIVNGLLRESRALPQLIRHDDQPYHVHAVPRDAPLATRMAVEAAMALADLVRMGELSRLRTCDHPDCDNVLVDLSKNRSRRFCEAGCGNRAAVSAYRARRAAGRS; encoded by the coding sequence TTGCTCTTCGCCCATGACACCGAATGTGCCCTCGTCACCGCCACGGCCCTGGTCAACACCGCCGACCCCGACCGCGAGGGGCTGCCCGACGTGGCCGCCCTCGACGCGTTCCTCACCGCGCACTCCTTCACCGGCCGGCACGAGCACACCGAGGCCGAGCTGCGCTCCGTACGCGCGCTGCGACCCCGGCTGCGTCGGGTCTGGGCGGCCGACGAGGACGGGATCGTCGAGATCGTCAACGGCCTGCTGCGGGAGTCGCGGGCCCTGCCGCAGCTCATCCGGCACGACGACCAGCCCTACCACGTGCACGCCGTGCCCCGGGACGCCCCGCTGGCCACCCGGATGGCGGTCGAGGCCGCGATGGCGCTCGCCGACCTGGTCCGGATGGGCGAGCTGAGCCGACTGCGCACCTGCGACCACCCGGACTGCGACAACGTCCTGGTCGACCTGTCGAAGAACCGGTCCCGCCGGTTCTGCGAGGCCGGCTGCGGCAACCGGGCCGCCGTCAGCGCCTATCGGGCCCGTCGGGCGGCCGGCCGCTCCTGA
- a CDS encoding EamA family transporter — MRERSSVGLGLALLSALTFATSGTFARPLVTGEWSAEAIVAARVGIAALVLAVPALLALRGRWAVLRRNAVTLVVFGLLGVALAQACFFNAVRYLPVGVALLLEYLGIILVVGWMWLVHGQRPRRLTVVGSVAALGGLVLVLDLTGAGRLDPVGVLWGLGAGIGLAGYFVIAGRADASLPSVVMASGGMAIGTLVLLLLGLVGALPLRAGTADVDFAGHRVSWLVPVAGLALIAAVVAYVAGIAGARLLGARLSSFVGLTEVMFAVLIAWLVLGELPSPVQLVGGALIVAGVTLVRIDELRTPEAETAAATPVEPALATEG, encoded by the coding sequence ATGCGTGAACGGTCCAGCGTGGGCCTCGGCCTCGCCCTGCTCTCCGCCCTGACCTTCGCCACCTCGGGCACCTTCGCCCGCCCGCTGGTCACCGGTGAGTGGTCCGCCGAGGCGATCGTGGCGGCCCGGGTCGGCATCGCCGCGCTGGTGCTGGCCGTACCCGCCCTGCTGGCCCTGCGCGGTCGGTGGGCGGTGCTGCGGCGCAACGCCGTCACCCTGGTCGTCTTCGGGCTGCTCGGCGTGGCGCTCGCCCAGGCCTGCTTCTTCAACGCCGTGCGCTACCTGCCGGTCGGCGTCGCGCTGCTGCTGGAATACCTCGGCATCATCCTGGTGGTCGGCTGGATGTGGCTGGTCCACGGCCAGCGACCGCGCCGGCTGACGGTGGTCGGATCGGTGGCCGCGCTCGGCGGGCTGGTCCTCGTGCTCGACCTGACCGGCGCCGGTCGCCTCGACCCGGTCGGGGTGCTCTGGGGCCTCGGCGCCGGGATCGGGCTGGCCGGCTACTTCGTCATCGCCGGCCGGGCCGACGCGAGCCTGCCGTCGGTGGTGATGGCCAGCGGCGGGATGGCGATCGGGACACTCGTGCTGCTCCTGCTCGGACTGGTCGGCGCGCTGCCGCTGCGGGCCGGCACGGCCGACGTGGACTTCGCCGGGCACCGGGTGAGCTGGCTGGTGCCGGTCGCCGGCCTCGCCCTGATCGCCGCGGTCGTCGCGTACGTCGCGGGGATCGCGGGGGCTCGACTGCTCGGTGCGCGGCTGTCGTCGTTCGTCGGGTTGACCGAGGTCATGTTCGCGGTCCTGATCGCCTGGCTGGTCCTGGGCGAACTGCCCAGCCCCGTCCAGCTCGTCGGCGGCGCGCTGATCGTCGCCGGGGTGACCCTGGTGCGGATCGACGAGCTGCGGACGCCCGAAGCCGAGACGGCGGCGGCCACCCCGGTCGAGCCGGCCCTGGCGACCGAGGGGTGA
- a CDS encoding HAD family hydrolase: MRTAVVFDADETLIDLRPAVTGALVAVLEEMRRRTPAAAEVALADLESDWGAVFGALSAAPVQEIRRAALARSLARAGLDDHLDELADLFFARRFALTRPFPDALPALAALRPRHLLGFATNGNSRAERCGLAGEFTFELYAHVDGLPKKPAPEFYRAVVAATGLPAGQVVHVGDSPEHDVVAPQRAGLRAVWLNRSGLPRPTGLRPDAEVSTLLELPEVLAAWQPAKA; the protein is encoded by the coding sequence ATGCGTACCGCCGTGGTCTTCGACGCCGACGAGACCCTGATCGACCTGCGCCCGGCGGTCACCGGGGCGCTGGTGGCCGTACTGGAGGAGATGCGGCGCCGGACCCCGGCGGCGGCCGAGGTCGCGCTCGCGGACCTGGAGTCGGACTGGGGTGCGGTCTTCGGCGCGCTGAGCGCCGCGCCGGTGCAGGAGATCCGACGGGCCGCGCTGGCCCGGTCGCTCGCCCGGGCCGGGCTCGACGACCACCTGGACGAGCTCGCCGACCTTTTCTTCGCGCGACGCTTCGCGCTGACCCGGCCCTTCCCCGACGCGCTGCCGGCCCTCGCCGCCCTGCGCCCGCGGCACCTGCTCGGCTTCGCCACCAACGGCAACAGCCGCGCGGAACGCTGCGGGCTCGCCGGTGAGTTCACCTTCGAGCTGTACGCACACGTCGACGGCCTGCCGAAGAAGCCGGCACCGGAATTCTACCGGGCGGTGGTGGCGGCAACCGGGTTGCCCGCCGGACAGGTCGTCCACGTGGGGGACTCGCCCGAACACGACGTGGTCGCGCCGCAGCGGGCCGGGCTGCGGGCGGTCTGGCTCAACCGGTCCGGCCTGCCGCGCCCCACCGGCCTGCGGCCGGACGCCGAAGTGTCCACGCTGCTCGAACTCCCCGAGGTGCTGGCCGCCTGGCAGCCCGCGAAAGCCTGA
- a CDS encoding S8 family serine peptidase gives MSKRFTVGAVATAAALALTVTGLGAPANAERTSSRTFTVVTEDGVSADAAIAAITAAGGTVVSRTDDVGLFQVTSDRADFASRATAAPSLIGAAEQKAIGRKPKLDRVEQEHLLPQAAKGVANGHAKKMDPLDDKLWGLEMIHADQARKIEPGDRRVTVGVLDTGVDASNPDLAPNFNWALSRNFAPDMTDVDGPCEVASCLDPVGTDDGGHGTHVAGTIGAAANGFGLSGVAPKVSLVELKGGQDSGYFFLNPVVNALVYAGKSGLDVVNMSFYVDPWLYNCTANPADSPEAQAEQRAIIKAMKRALNFAHAKGVTLVGALGNNHEDLGAPRTDFSSPDYGSDPYERPIDNDSCWDLPTEGPHVIGVSAVGPSGKKADFSNYGTEQISVAAPGGWFRDGYGTDTYRTAANEILSTYPKKVLQEEGSVDADGNVVAGFEDSVFKQCTAKGECGYYTYLQGTSMASPHAAGVAALIVSRYGKKEARGGFGMSPDLVEQHLYRTAAEHACPEPRLQSYTNEGRDAEFDAYCAGSLNFNGFYGYGIVDAYAAVKTPLKPNARP, from the coding sequence GTGAGTAAGCGCTTCACCGTCGGCGCCGTCGCGACCGCAGCCGCGCTGGCACTCACGGTGACCGGGCTGGGTGCGCCGGCGAACGCCGAGCGGACCAGCTCCCGGACCTTCACCGTGGTGACGGAGGACGGCGTCTCCGCGGACGCGGCGATCGCCGCGATCACCGCGGCGGGCGGCACCGTCGTCTCCCGTACCGACGACGTCGGGCTGTTCCAGGTGACCAGCGACCGCGCCGACTTCGCCAGCCGGGCCACCGCGGCCCCCAGCCTGATCGGGGCGGCCGAGCAGAAGGCCATCGGCCGCAAGCCGAAGCTGGACCGGGTCGAGCAGGAGCACCTGCTGCCTCAGGCCGCCAAGGGCGTCGCCAACGGGCACGCCAAGAAGATGGACCCGCTGGACGACAAGCTCTGGGGCCTGGAGATGATCCACGCCGACCAGGCGCGCAAGATCGAGCCCGGCGACCGCCGGGTGACCGTCGGTGTCCTGGACACCGGCGTGGACGCCAGCAACCCCGACCTGGCGCCGAACTTCAACTGGGCGCTGTCGCGCAACTTCGCCCCCGACATGACCGACGTCGACGGCCCGTGCGAGGTGGCGAGCTGCCTTGACCCGGTCGGCACCGACGACGGCGGCCACGGCACGCACGTCGCCGGCACCATCGGCGCCGCCGCCAACGGCTTCGGCCTCTCCGGTGTCGCCCCGAAGGTCTCCCTGGTCGAGCTGAAGGGTGGCCAGGACAGCGGCTACTTCTTCCTCAACCCGGTGGTCAACGCCCTCGTCTACGCCGGCAAGTCCGGCCTCGACGTGGTGAACATGTCGTTCTACGTCGACCCGTGGCTCTACAACTGCACCGCCAACCCGGCCGACTCGCCGGAGGCGCAGGCCGAGCAGCGGGCGATCATCAAGGCCATGAAGCGGGCGCTCAACTTCGCCCACGCCAAGGGCGTCACCCTGGTCGGCGCGCTCGGCAACAACCACGAGGACCTCGGCGCCCCGCGCACCGACTTCTCCAGCCCCGACTACGGCTCGGACCCGTACGAGCGGCCGATCGACAACGACAGCTGCTGGGACCTGCCCACCGAGGGCCCGCACGTGATCGGTGTGTCGGCGGTCGGCCCGTCCGGCAAGAAGGCCGACTTCTCCAACTACGGCACCGAGCAGATCTCGGTCGCCGCGCCGGGTGGCTGGTTCCGGGACGGCTACGGCACCGACACCTACCGCACCGCCGCCAACGAGATCCTCTCCACGTACCCGAAGAAGGTGCTCCAGGAGGAGGGCTCGGTCGACGCCGACGGCAACGTCGTCGCCGGTTTCGAGGACTCGGTGTTCAAGCAGTGCACCGCCAAGGGTGAGTGTGGCTACTACACCTACCTCCAGGGCACCTCGATGGCGTCCCCGCACGCCGCCGGTGTCGCCGCGCTGATCGTCAGCCGGTACGGCAAGAAGGAGGCCCGGGGCGGCTTCGGCATGTCGCCGGACCTGGTCGAGCAGCACCTGTACCGCACCGCCGCCGAGCACGCCTGCCCGGAGCCGCGGCTGCAGAGCTACACCAACGAGGGCCGCGATGCGGAGTTCGACGCGTACTGCGCCGGCTCGCTGAACTTCAACGGTTTCTACGGGTACGGCATCGTCGACGCGTACGCGGCGGTCAAGACCCCGCTGAAGCCGAACGCTCGCCCGTAA